A portion of the Bifidobacterium lemurum genome contains these proteins:
- the rplM gene encoding 50S ribosomal protein L13: protein MKTFTPKPADLTHDWYVVDATDVVLGRLASQVATLLRGKNKPTYAPHADSGNHVIIINADKIALTGNKMGKELYMHSGRPGGLRRDSYAELLAKNPERIIRSAVKGMLPKNRLAKVQLDRLRIFRGAEHPHVAQKPQAFEIAQVSQQAK, encoded by the coding sequence GTGAAAACTTTCACTCCGAAGCCAGCTGATTTGACTCATGACTGGTACGTTGTCGACGCCACCGACGTGGTGCTCGGTCGTCTCGCCTCCCAGGTCGCAACCCTGCTGCGCGGCAAGAACAAGCCGACCTACGCGCCCCACGCCGATTCCGGCAACCATGTGATCATCATCAACGCCGACAAGATTGCTCTGACCGGCAACAAGATGGGCAAGGAACTCTACATGCACTCCGGCCGTCCGGGCGGTCTGCGTCGCGATTCCTACGCCGAGCTGCTCGCGAAGAACCCCGAGCGCATCATCCGTTCCGCCGTCAAGGGCATGCTGCCGAAGAACCGTCTGGCCAAGGTGCAGCTTGATCGTCTGCGCATCTTCCGCGGCGCCGAGCATCCGCACGTCGCCCAGAAGCCGCAGGCTTTCGAGATCGCCCAGGTCTCGCAGCAGGCCAAGTGA
- the rpsI gene encoding 30S ribosomal protein S9, producing the protein MAENTNDSQVQETEELTSYTTETNAGAGTGTSAIEPGYGTGRRKEAVARVRLIPGSGKWTINGRTLEEYFPSKLLQREVNSPIVLLKLEGKFDAIVLVDGGGTTGQAGAIRLGVARALNAIDRDANRATLKKAGFLTRDSRVVERKKAGLHKARRAPQFSKR; encoded by the coding sequence ATGGCTGAAAACACCAACGACTCCCAGGTTCAGGAGACCGAAGAGCTCACCAGCTACACCACCGAGACCAACGCGGGTGCCGGCACCGGCACGTCCGCGATCGAGCCGGGCTACGGCACCGGTCGCCGCAAGGAAGCAGTCGCCCGCGTGCGCCTGATTCCGGGTTCCGGCAAGTGGACCATCAACGGCCGCACCCTGGAGGAGTACTTCCCCTCCAAGCTGCTGCAGCGTGAGGTCAACTCCCCGATCGTGCTGCTCAAGCTCGAAGGCAAGTTCGACGCGATCGTCCTCGTCGACGGCGGCGGCACCACCGGCCAGGCCGGTGCCATCCGTCTCGGCGTGGCCCGCGCGCTCAACGCCATCGACCGCGATGCCAACCGCGCCACCCTGAAGAAGGCTGGCTTCCTGACCCGCGACTCCCGTGTCGTGGAGCGCAAGAAGGCCGGTCTGCACAAGGCTCGCCGCGCACCGCAGTTCTCCAAGCGTTAA
- the glgX gene encoding glycogen debranching protein GlgX — translation MRNPKLHRYATRPGLYFTDDGGADAVVRSETADQVWLSVLEPIDQPSAFFGESVRLFDTPNVPFVRQIQEFAVCSRVIESLYVRETLFRMQGPNYGLWYVHLPKAWDGMRYGYRVDGAWDPKHGVRFNPYKLLLDPYGKGIDGSMELCPAAFSYDCDVVDGKVKGSAFGPMNTIDSLGHMPISVAIDDRDSKKHEGDPDHPHVPWSKTVIYELHVKGFTANAPWLPEELRGTYAGLAHPITLSYLQNLGVTSLELLPIQAKQDELFLQEHGRSNYWGYSTLNYFSPEPSYATKAAREQGAGAVRQEVIDMVRALHEAGFEVIMDVVYNHTCEGGVEGPTACWRGLDSVSYYRHQKDNAGRLEDTTGCGNSLDFTNTHVITFAIDSLRYWAKRIGIDGFRFDLAASLARLDGEFTRHHPFLYALRSDLLLGNLKLIMEPWDLGNLGWRTGQFGSPFGEWNDRFRDTTRTFWLTDTEAGPGSGRVGMQEMATRLCGSADLFATDPGRGASSSINYVSCHDGFTLTDLTQYAVKHNEVNGENNNDGSNVNHSANFGVEGPSDDPAIILKRERAAMNMLGTLLLSLGTPMMLAGDEFGNTQHGNNNPYSQDNDITWLTWDWLYAPEKTPQMNRLDNVSRLLSLRRSLDMFHHEDFFTRLSQLGLLKPSSRVQWFLPNGTTPMERDWFDLGMRSFTMRLLSNNEVDVLLLVNGVNEDVPFRLPSDSEWTSLWSSAESTGQRPGHGLAAEDLPTDDSQSTWTKNVPPDSSVHYLIKRMQERSTNGDAIHLVSMGEAKGGAGSLAMPAARDADAHTGGMHDAGARDAARGSSAAQTSPQSPVQSQSQSQPQSEGASTAEQPDDNVWTAPALSISLMKQVG, via the coding sequence ACTTCACCGACGACGGCGGCGCCGACGCCGTCGTGCGCTCGGAAACCGCCGACCAAGTCTGGCTGTCCGTGCTGGAACCCATCGACCAGCCCAGCGCCTTCTTCGGGGAATCCGTCCGCCTGTTCGACACCCCCAACGTGCCCTTCGTGCGTCAGATCCAGGAATTCGCCGTCTGCTCGCGCGTCATCGAATCGCTGTACGTGCGCGAGACGCTGTTCCGCATGCAGGGGCCGAACTACGGCCTGTGGTACGTGCATCTGCCCAAAGCGTGGGACGGCATGCGCTACGGCTACCGCGTGGACGGCGCGTGGGACCCGAAGCACGGCGTGCGATTTAATCCGTACAAGCTGCTGCTCGACCCCTACGGCAAAGGCATCGACGGTTCCATGGAGCTATGCCCCGCCGCCTTCTCCTACGACTGCGACGTGGTGGACGGCAAAGTGAAGGGATCCGCGTTCGGTCCCATGAACACCATCGACTCGCTCGGACACATGCCCATATCGGTGGCGATCGACGACCGCGACTCCAAAAAACACGAGGGCGACCCGGACCATCCCCACGTGCCGTGGAGCAAAACGGTGATCTACGAGCTGCACGTCAAAGGCTTCACCGCCAACGCCCCATGGCTGCCCGAGGAACTGCGCGGCACCTACGCGGGCCTCGCGCACCCCATCACCTTAAGCTATCTGCAGAACCTCGGCGTCACATCCCTCGAGCTGCTGCCCATCCAGGCCAAACAGGACGAACTGTTCCTCCAAGAGCACGGCCGCAGCAACTATTGGGGATATTCCACACTGAACTACTTCTCCCCCGAACCCTCCTACGCCACCAAGGCGGCGCGCGAGCAAGGCGCCGGCGCGGTACGCCAGGAGGTCATCGACATGGTGCGCGCCCTGCACGAGGCGGGCTTCGAGGTCATCATGGACGTGGTCTACAACCACACCTGCGAAGGCGGCGTGGAGGGGCCGACCGCCTGCTGGCGCGGTCTGGACTCCGTCTCCTACTACCGGCATCAGAAAGACAACGCCGGCCGGCTCGAAGACACCACAGGCTGCGGCAACAGCCTCGACTTCACGAACACGCATGTGATCACCTTCGCCATCGATTCGCTGCGCTACTGGGCCAAACGCATCGGCATCGACGGATTCCGCTTCGACCTGGCGGCCTCGCTCGCCCGGCTCGACGGCGAATTCACCCGCCACCACCCCTTCCTGTACGCGCTGCGCTCCGACCTGCTGCTCGGCAATCTCAAACTCATCATGGAACCGTGGGATCTGGGCAATCTCGGCTGGCGCACCGGCCAGTTCGGCAGTCCCTTCGGCGAGTGGAACGACCGCTTCCGGGACACGACCCGAACCTTCTGGCTCACCGACACGGAGGCCGGCCCCGGATCGGGCCGCGTCGGCATGCAGGAAATGGCCACGCGACTGTGCGGATCGGCGGACCTGTTCGCCACCGACCCCGGACGCGGCGCCTCGTCCTCGATCAACTACGTCTCCTGCCACGACGGCTTCACCCTCACCGACCTGACGCAATACGCCGTCAAGCACAACGAGGTCAACGGAGAGAACAACAACGACGGCTCGAATGTGAACCACTCCGCCAACTTCGGCGTGGAGGGACCGAGCGACGACCCCGCCATCATACTCAAACGCGAGCGGGCGGCGATGAACATGCTGGGCACGCTGCTGCTCAGCCTCGGCACCCCGATGATGCTCGCCGGAGACGAGTTCGGCAACACGCAGCACGGCAACAACAACCCCTACAGCCAGGACAACGACATCACCTGGCTGACGTGGGACTGGCTGTACGCCCCGGAGAAGACGCCCCAGATGAACCGTCTGGACAACGTCTCACGGCTGCTGTCGCTGCGGCGCTCGCTGGACATGTTCCACCATGAGGATTTCTTCACGCGATTGAGCCAGCTGGGACTGCTCAAACCCTCCAGCCGCGTGCAGTGGTTCCTGCCCAACGGCACGACCCCCATGGAACGCGACTGGTTCGATCTGGGGATGCGCAGCTTCACCATGCGCCTGCTCTCCAACAACGAGGTGGACGTGCTGCTGCTCGTCAACGGCGTGAACGAGGATGTCCCCTTCCGCCTACCGTCCGACAGTGAATGGACGTCGTTGTGGAGCTCGGCGGAATCGACCGGACAGCGTCCCGGACATGGGTTGGCGGCGGAGGATCTGCCCACGGACGACTCGCAATCCACATGGACGAAAAACGTGCCGCCCGACAGCTCCGTGCATTATCTGATCAAGCGGATGCAGGAACGCTCGACGAACGGCGATGCGATCCATCTGGTGTCGATGGGCGAGGCGAAGGGCGGAGCCGGATCCCTGGCGATGCCGGCCGCACGCGACGCGGACGCGCATACCGGCGGCATGCACGACGCGGGCGCACGCGACGCCGCACGCGGATCATCGGCCGCCCAAACCAGCCCACAATCCCCGGTCCAATCGCAATCGCAATCGCAACCACAATCGGAGGGCGCGTCCACGGCGGAACAGCCCGACGACAATGTCTGGACGGCACCCGCCTTGAGCATCAGCCTGATGAAACAGGTGGGATAG
- the malQ gene encoding 4-alpha-glucanotransferase codes for MTENNESEERLARPLIRLARLVGIATSYTGMSHDWHEIDDDVLIEVLAALGIDARDEAVALDSIRGILHERHGRLVAPTVLHIAGREGRVLVNTGILEIPSGSITLESGEEYGSALVPGPGDGSKAYEVDGRFVSTASLVIPEDLPAGYHTLHVTVAGRTESATLISAPERVELLDGMKSGSLWGWMAQLYSIRSAGSWGVGDYEDLKTLLVESKRRTGADFMLINPMHAAEPVSPLTPSPYLPVSRSLVNFTYIRPETVAEYARLDEASRAQVDALHAETDPLNGDSQIIDRDTMWGVKMRALWLIFKAGRTAERQADFDAFKAEQGDDLEAYATWCLCYDKWGAPDGSEGNWERVLTKDSEQVVALREQFPDTLDFYRWLEWIAVEQFNAAQQAARDAGLAIGVMADLAVGVHPNGSEVWWNPERFAKGATVGAPPDMFNQQGQNWSQPPLNPLDLERTGYAAYRQMVHGMFARAGAVRIDHILGLFRLWWIPEGRSATDGAYVHYDADVMLGILALEASRAGGVVVGEDLGVVPEYVADSLSSHGLLGCAVEWFEQRDGVFRTPKQWREYALASVNTHDMPPAAGYLEYEHVKIRERLGLLSGPVEEFQASAQAEQDAMIAMLVDNGYLDAQAAADRVANEKAIVEALYRALTDSPCKLLAASITDAVGEKRAQNQPGTNNEYLNWRIPLGDERGNVVPVEGLFDRESVQRIAAIMRG; via the coding sequence ATGACAGAGAACAATGAGAGTGAAGAACGTCTGGCACGGCCGCTGATTCGCTTGGCCCGGCTGGTTGGAATCGCCACAAGCTACACCGGCATGAGTCATGACTGGCATGAGATCGACGATGACGTCCTGATCGAAGTGCTGGCCGCGCTCGGCATCGACGCCCGCGACGAGGCCGTCGCGCTCGACTCCATCCGCGGAATCCTGCACGAACGCCATGGCCGTTTGGTCGCCCCCACCGTGCTGCATATCGCCGGCCGTGAAGGCCGCGTGCTGGTGAACACCGGAATCCTGGAGATCCCTTCGGGCTCGATCACCCTGGAGAGCGGTGAGGAATACGGAAGCGCGCTGGTCCCCGGACCGGGCGACGGCTCGAAGGCCTACGAGGTGGACGGCAGGTTCGTCTCCACCGCCTCGCTCGTCATTCCCGAAGACCTGCCGGCCGGCTACCATACCCTGCACGTCACGGTCGCCGGCCGCACCGAGAGCGCCACGCTGATCAGCGCCCCCGAACGGGTGGAATTGCTGGATGGGATGAAGTCCGGCAGCCTGTGGGGGTGGATGGCGCAGCTGTACTCCATCCGTTCCGCCGGATCGTGGGGCGTGGGTGATTACGAGGATCTCAAAACCCTGCTGGTGGAGTCCAAGCGGCGCACGGGTGCCGATTTCATGCTGATCAATCCGATGCATGCGGCCGAGCCCGTCTCCCCGCTGACCCCATCGCCGTATCTGCCGGTTTCGCGAAGCCTGGTGAACTTCACCTACATCCGCCCCGAAACCGTCGCCGAATACGCGAGGCTGGACGAGGCCTCGCGCGCCCAGGTCGACGCGCTTCACGCCGAAACCGATCCGTTGAACGGCGATTCGCAGATCATCGACCGCGACACCATGTGGGGTGTGAAGATGCGCGCGCTGTGGCTGATCTTCAAAGCCGGGCGCACCGCGGAACGCCAGGCGGACTTCGACGCGTTCAAAGCGGAGCAGGGCGATGATCTGGAAGCCTATGCCACGTGGTGCCTGTGCTATGACAAGTGGGGCGCGCCCGATGGAAGCGAAGGGAACTGGGAGCGCGTGCTCACCAAGGATTCCGAGCAGGTCGTCGCGTTGAGGGAGCAGTTCCCCGACACGCTCGATTTCTACCGCTGGCTGGAGTGGATCGCCGTGGAGCAGTTCAACGCGGCGCAGCAGGCCGCCCGCGACGCGGGACTGGCCATCGGCGTGATGGCCGATCTGGCCGTCGGCGTGCATCCCAACGGCTCCGAAGTGTGGTGGAATCCCGAGCGCTTCGCCAAGGGCGCGACCGTGGGCGCCCCTCCGGACATGTTCAACCAACAGGGCCAGAATTGGAGCCAGCCTCCGTTGAACCCGCTTGATCTGGAACGTACCGGCTATGCCGCCTACCGTCAGATGGTGCACGGCATGTTCGCCCGCGCCGGCGCGGTGCGCATCGACCATATCCTCGGATTGTTCCGCCTGTGGTGGATTCCCGAGGGCCGCAGCGCGACGGACGGCGCCTACGTGCACTACGATGCCGATGTCATGCTGGGCATCCTCGCGCTGGAGGCCTCGCGTGCCGGCGGCGTCGTCGTCGGCGAGGACTTGGGTGTGGTTCCCGAGTATGTGGCCGACTCGCTGTCCTCGCACGGCCTGCTGGGCTGCGCGGTCGAATGGTTCGAGCAGCGCGACGGCGTGTTCCGCACGCCGAAGCAGTGGCGCGAATACGCGCTCGCCTCGGTGAACACGCATGATATGCCGCCGGCGGCCGGTTATCTCGAATACGAGCATGTGAAGATCCGCGAGCGTCTGGGATTGCTGTCCGGGCCGGTCGAGGAGTTCCAGGCCAGCGCCCAGGCCGAGCAGGACGCGATGATCGCGATGCTGGTCGACAACGGCTATCTCGACGCGCAGGCCGCGGCGGATCGTGTGGCCAACGAGAAGGCGATTGTGGAGGCTCTGTACCGCGCGCTCACCGATTCGCCGTGCAAGCTGCTCGCCGCCTCGATCACCGACGCGGTGGGCGAGAAGCGCGCGCAGAACCAGCCGGGCACCAACAACGAGTATCTGAACTGGCGTATCCCGTTGGGCGACGAGCGGGGCAACGTGGTTCCGGTCGAAGGGCTGTTCGACCGTGAATCCGTGCAGCGCATCGCCGCGATTATGCGGGGCTGA